In Microbacterium binotii, one DNA window encodes the following:
- a CDS encoding ornithine carbamoyltransferase, whose translation MRSLIRLDDWTSADIEQVFALADAYEAGRGPKTSGCAVMFFPATSLRTRVTFERGAALMGLQPVVLPESTLDKPEAHADVAGYLAGWADLAVVRHGDIGVLEALAAPGALPIVNAMTGINHPCEVLADLWMLRRNRDLAATRFLFVGPDGNISRAWQEASRALGLDVVQCAPAELRTPGARWVGDLDSAIRSADVIITDDPGSHAEILEPYRITASLLDAAPRGVRLNPCPPFIRGREVSEDAVAHPAFVGHAFKSALLPVHQAVMASCLGIG comes from the coding sequence ATGCGCTCCCTCATCCGCCTCGACGACTGGACATCCGCCGACATCGAGCAGGTCTTCGCCCTCGCCGACGCATACGAAGCGGGGCGGGGTCCGAAGACGTCGGGCTGTGCGGTCATGTTCTTCCCAGCGACGAGTCTTCGCACCCGTGTCACATTCGAGCGCGGCGCGGCGCTCATGGGTCTGCAGCCGGTCGTCCTTCCCGAGTCCACCCTCGACAAGCCGGAGGCGCACGCGGATGTCGCGGGCTACCTCGCCGGCTGGGCCGACCTCGCCGTCGTCCGCCACGGCGACATCGGCGTGCTGGAGGCCCTCGCGGCCCCGGGCGCCCTTCCCATCGTGAACGCGATGACGGGCATCAACCATCCCTGTGAGGTCCTCGCCGACCTGTGGATGCTGCGACGGAACCGCGATCTCGCCGCGACACGTTTCCTGTTCGTCGGGCCTGACGGCAACATCTCGCGCGCGTGGCAGGAAGCCTCTCGCGCGCTCGGGCTCGACGTGGTGCAGTGCGCGCCGGCCGAGCTGCGCACACCCGGCGCGCGATGGGTCGGGGATCTCGATTCGGCGATCCGCTCCGCCGACGTGATCATCACCGACGACCCCGGGAGCCACGCCGAGATCCTCGAGCCGTATCGGATCACCGCATCCCTGCTGGATGCGGCGCCTCGCGGTGTCCGGCTGAATCCGTGCCCGCCGTTCATCCGCGGGCGGGAGGTCAGCGAGGACGCGGTGGCACATCCCGCCTTCGTCGGTCACGCGTTCAAGAGCGCACTCCTGCCCGTGCACCAGGCCGTGATGGCCTCCTGCCTCGGAATCGGCTAG